The following proteins are encoded in a genomic region of Chryseobacterium cucumeris:
- the proS gene encoding proline--tRNA ligase, with product MAKLTSRSEDYSKWYNELVVKADLAENSGVRGCMVIKPYGYAIWEKMRDEMDKKFKETGHVNAYFPLFVPKSLFEAEEKNAEGFAKECAVVTHYRLKTDPDNPSKLIVDPDAKLEEELIVRPTSEAIIWNTYKNWIQSYRDLPILINQWANVVRWEMRTRLFLRTAEFLWQEGHTAHATKDEAVEEAEKMNKVYADFAENFMAIPVIQGLKTPSERFAGADETYCIEALMQDGKALQAGTSHFLGQNFAKAFDVKFTNKEGKIEHAWATSWGTSTRLMGALIMTHSDDFGLVLPPTLAPIQVVIVPIFKGEEQLEQISEVALDIQAKLRAKGISVKFDNDTQNKPGWKFAEYELKGVPVRIAMGPRDLENKSVEIARRDNLTKEVRSIEGLDSYIEDLLKTIQQDIYNKAFEFRKNNITKVDTYEEFKKVLEEKGGFIYAHWDGTAEEEEQIKDETKATIRCIPLDDDVEEGISLISGKPSKRRVLFAKAY from the coding sequence ATGGCAAAATTAACCTCAAGAAGCGAAGATTACAGCAAATGGTATAATGAGCTGGTTGTAAAAGCTGATTTAGCTGAAAACTCAGGCGTGCGTGGATGTATGGTGATCAAACCGTATGGCTATGCGATCTGGGAAAAAATGCGTGATGAAATGGATAAAAAGTTCAAAGAAACAGGTCACGTTAACGCATACTTCCCGCTTTTTGTGCCCAAGAGTTTGTTTGAGGCTGAGGAAAAAAATGCAGAAGGTTTTGCAAAAGAATGTGCTGTTGTTACCCACTACAGGTTAAAAACCGATCCGGACAATCCATCCAAACTGATTGTAGATCCGGATGCAAAACTGGAAGAAGAACTTATTGTTCGTCCTACTTCAGAAGCAATTATCTGGAATACCTATAAAAACTGGATTCAGTCTTACAGAGACTTGCCGATATTAATCAACCAATGGGCGAATGTTGTTCGTTGGGAAATGAGAACCCGTCTTTTCTTAAGAACCGCAGAGTTCTTATGGCAGGAAGGGCACACCGCTCACGCTACAAAAGATGAAGCTGTGGAAGAAGCAGAAAAAATGAACAAAGTATATGCTGATTTTGCAGAAAACTTTATGGCTATTCCAGTTATTCAGGGGTTGAAAACACCTTCTGAAAGATTTGCAGGAGCCGATGAGACTTATTGTATTGAAGCATTGATGCAGGACGGAAAGGCTTTACAGGCTGGAACCTCTCACTTCTTAGGACAGAATTTCGCAAAAGCATTTGATGTAAAATTCACCAACAAAGAAGGAAAAATTGAACATGCATGGGCTACCTCATGGGGAACTTCTACCCGTCTGATGGGAGCATTAATCATGACCCACTCTGATGATTTCGGATTGGTACTGCCTCCTACCCTTGCTCCAATCCAGGTCGTGATTGTTCCTATCTTTAAAGGAGAAGAGCAGCTGGAGCAGATCAGTGAAGTGGCTTTGGATATTCAGGCTAAACTGAGAGCAAAAGGAATTTCTGTGAAGTTTGATAATGACACCCAGAACAAGCCAGGATGGAAATTTGCAGAATATGAATTGAAAGGAGTTCCTGTAAGAATTGCTATGGGACCTAGAGACCTTGAAAATAAATCTGTGGAAATCGCAAGAAGAGATAACCTGACTAAAGAAGTTCGTTCTATTGAAGGACTTGATTCTTATATCGAAGATCTGTTGAAAACGATTCAGCAGGACATTTATAACAAAGCATTTGAATTCAGAAAAAATAATATCACGAAAGTGGATACTTATGAAGAATTCAAAAAAGTTCTGGAAGAAAAAGGTGGATTCATCTATGCACATTGGGATGGGACAGCTGAAGAAGAGGAACAGAT
- a CDS encoding OmpP1/FadL family transporter: protein MSISAAFYAQAQDVSVIRNTVEVYSSTPMVGSAKFNAMAGANGALGGDANSLLTNPAGLGVAISGEVSGTLSILGNKNTSSLAGSSIDYSKTKGDLGNAGGIIAFPLMTETGWKFINIGINFSNQTLDNVIQTPGNNNIVYAFDKDDITKDAALAGHMYERYGNLSKMSFGVGANYNHNLYLGAGFNFFNASLDQYDSLFYRNLTNNSTEGFSKQDTPYSERSSGFSASLGVIGKLSPNFRLGASLETPTFWTIDRNYYFYNDPVYGDDMGAENRKFTSPLKATVSAAFVASKNFSLNVDYTLGLTKPDYKVYGGAERALNDFFKENYKNLSEVRVGAEYRLQQFRLRGGYAYQSTPFDALTISRFNDAGTVGDQSYSNMMLSDRNTLSFGIGYDFKSFYVDASYQNISSKYTNPFMRGYMDGNSDSSYYSANNIFESDAYAASEVKNNRNNFFLTVGWKF from the coding sequence ATGAGTATTTCTGCTGCATTTTATGCACAGGCTCAGGATGTTTCTGTCATAAGAAATACGGTAGAGGTTTATTCAAGTACTCCTATGGTGGGATCAGCTAAGTTTAATGCGATGGCTGGTGCTAATGGTGCACTGGGAGGTGATGCAAATTCTTTGCTTACCAACCCTGCAGGTTTAGGAGTGGCTATTTCAGGAGAGGTTTCAGGAACTTTATCTATTTTAGGAAATAAAAACACGAGTTCGCTGGCGGGATCTTCAATAGACTACAGCAAAACCAAAGGAGATCTGGGGAATGCCGGAGGGATTATTGCTTTTCCTTTGATGACAGAAACCGGCTGGAAATTCATCAATATTGGTATTAATTTTTCTAACCAGACGCTGGATAATGTAATCCAGACGCCGGGTAATAATAATATCGTTTATGCTTTTGATAAGGATGATATTACCAAAGACGCGGCATTGGCAGGACATATGTATGAAAGATACGGTAACCTGTCAAAGATGAGTTTTGGGGTAGGTGCCAACTATAATCATAATTTATATTTAGGAGCAGGTTTCAATTTTTTCAATGCTTCATTGGATCAGTATGATAGTTTGTTTTACCGAAATCTGACCAATAATTCCACAGAAGGATTCAGTAAGCAGGATACTCCTTATTCAGAAAGATCATCAGGTTTTTCTGCTTCATTAGGGGTAATCGGTAAGCTAAGTCCAAATTTCAGATTGGGAGCATCTCTTGAAACGCCTACATTCTGGACAATAGACAGAAATTATTATTTCTATAACGATCCTGTGTATGGAGATGATATGGGAGCTGAAAACAGAAAGTTCACTTCACCGCTTAAAGCAACAGTGAGTGCTGCTTTTGTAGCGAGTAAAAATTTCTCATTGAACGTAGATTATACCCTTGGACTTACAAAACCTGATTATAAGGTATATGGAGGTGCGGAAAGAGCTTTGAATGACTTCTTCAAAGAAAATTACAAGAATCTTTCTGAAGTAAGAGTGGGAGCGGAGTACAGACTACAGCAGTTCAGATTGAGAGGAGGTTACGCCTACCAGTCAACTCCTTTTGATGCCCTTACGATCAGCAGATTTAATGATGCAGGTACTGTAGGAGATCAATCGTACAGCAATATGATGCTAAGTGACAGAAATACCCTTTCTTTTGGTATCGGGTATGACTTCAAATCATTCTATGTAGATGCATCTTATCAGAATATCTCATCTAAGTATACTAATCCTTTCATGAGAGGATATATGGATGGAAATTCTGATTCATCTTATTATTCTGCTAATAACATCTTTGAAAGTGATGCGTATGCGGCAAGTGAGGTGAAAAACAACAGGAATAATTTCTTCCTTACAGTAGGATGGAAATTCTAA
- a CDS encoding prolyl-tRNA synthetase gives MKRNIHKNLLGLLRSKGILAVSGGLLLVSCGAQMGGYSETDGVYYDPNKDTLPEGVIINDSGNRVGEYYDYYQDSNVIQNAQTNSREQQNRYNDWSNTNPDWNSNATDSDWGLYAGSQTNYYDNSWGWGSPWGWYGGYSPYWGWGWNRGWGWGASMSWGWGGSFGWGWGGSFGWGSPYWGYGYGGYYDPFWGGYYGNPYWGYGGGYWGGGYYNRPVYRRSGVSGGGFQNTGVANAVYRTNTNNSGFRNTNGGFRNTNNNGGFRDSNSNGGFRNGNSGGFRNTQSNGGFRNSAPQTRPNYNYQQPQPRYNNNNGGFRSNDSGGFRSSGGFNSGGGGFRGGSSGGGGMRSGGGGRGGFR, from the coding sequence ATGAAAAGAAATATACATAAAAATTTGCTTGGTCTGCTAAGATCCAAAGGGATATTGGCTGTATCGGGCGGATTATTACTTGTGTCTTGTGGTGCTCAGATGGGAGGGTATAGCGAGACAGATGGGGTGTATTACGACCCCAATAAGGATACGCTACCTGAAGGAGTTATCATCAATGATAGCGGAAACAGAGTAGGAGAATATTATGACTACTATCAGGATTCCAATGTAATTCAGAATGCACAGACGAATTCCCGAGAGCAGCAAAACAGATATAATGACTGGAGCAATACCAATCCAGACTGGAATTCCAATGCTACAGACTCAGATTGGGGACTTTATGCAGGTTCACAAACGAACTACTATGACAACTCATGGGGATGGGGATCTCCGTGGGGATGGTATGGTGGTTACAGCCCATATTGGGGCTGGGGCTGGAACCGCGGCTGGGGCTGGGGTGCAAGTATGTCCTGGGGTTGGGGCGGATCATTCGGATGGGGCTGGGGAGGCTCTTTCGGATGGGGAAGTCCATACTGGGGATACGGCTATGGCGGATACTATGATCCATTCTGGGGCGGATACTACGGTAACCCATATTGGGGATACGGTGGAGGTTACTGGGGTGGTGGCTACTACAACAGACCTGTTTACAGAAGAAGTGGTGTCAGCGGAGGCGGATTCCAGAATACAGGGGTAGCCAACGCAGTTTATAGAACGAATACCAACAATTCAGGTTTCAGAAATACGAATGGTGGTTTCAGAAATACCAATAACAATGGTGGTTTCAGAGACAGTAACAGTAATGGCGGATTCAGAAACGGTAACTCCGGAGGTTTCAGAAATACACAGTCTAATGGTGGATTCCGTAACTCGGCACCACAAACAAGACCTAATTACAATTATCAGCAACCACAACCAAGATATAACAATAATAACGGAGGCTTCAGATCTAATGATTCAGGAGGTTTCAGATCGAGTGGTGGCTTCAACTCCGGAGGTGGAGGCTTCAGAGGCGGTTCTTCAGGAGGCGGCGGAATGAGATCCGGCGGTGGAGGCAGAGGAGGCTTCAGATAA
- a CDS encoding RagB/SusD family nutrient uptake outer membrane protein yields the protein MKKILIPILILSLTACNIDRSPYDSKESDVVLADATGLKTITLGNYALLKGDAEGGGFYNNLYRISEYGGDNVDISGTTSDSFFYYYNYKSIKNNYRTNIIWNSGYKAIIGCNRLISKIAEGKDTETDQLIGENYFLRAYVYFSMVNVFGRPYNQGTGNPGVPLKLSDDVNDLPARATVGEVYNQVVSDLMKAEKLMTLDKNNIYASKEAAQALLSRVYLYMENNDKAIEYADKVINSGKYTLLPKAELSAYATKTPETNTETIFAFKYNKDGDYSDGWSTIGSMYATIQNVGWGEMYASSTYLDLINQNPQDVRLKFISPKYSSPVVPVAYWVQKGTSSSGAATYSYQFQKTFQQNGNTYFTMNNINYQVLSEAAPNKTNYYFVNANGGKTYVYLDNDMDKRNGYPKFYVLKCSLQEGVPQLWSPVIIRLAELYLNRAEAYAKKGNTTSALADINIIRTRAGIPVYNSVPAGQTILDIVLQERRLEMAFEGHRRYDVFRNKLDLDRQYPGTHLSGNNAFYTVPYTHNRVVEYIPEQQIQIQPNLVQNPD from the coding sequence ATGAAAAAAATACTTATTCCCATTCTCATACTGTCATTAACGGCATGTAATATAGACCGTTCACCGTATGATTCAAAGGAGTCTGATGTGGTCCTGGCAGATGCAACAGGACTAAAAACCATAACGCTAGGAAATTACGCATTGCTTAAAGGGGATGCCGAAGGTGGGGGGTTTTACAACAACCTGTACAGAATCAGTGAATATGGCGGCGATAATGTTGATATCAGCGGAACGACCAGCGATTCATTCTTTTATTATTATAATTATAAAAGCATTAAAAACAACTACCGAACCAATATCATCTGGAACTCAGGATATAAAGCTATCATCGGTTGCAACAGATTGATCTCAAAGATTGCTGAAGGAAAAGACACAGAAACAGATCAGCTGATCGGCGAAAATTATTTCCTGAGAGCTTATGTATACTTTTCTATGGTCAACGTTTTTGGAAGACCGTATAATCAGGGAACAGGTAATCCCGGAGTCCCCTTAAAACTATCTGACGATGTCAACGATTTGCCCGCCAGAGCCACTGTAGGAGAAGTATACAATCAGGTGGTAAGCGATCTTATGAAAGCAGAAAAACTGATGACCCTGGATAAAAACAATATATATGCATCCAAAGAAGCAGCGCAGGCTTTACTTTCCAGAGTCTACTTGTACATGGAAAACAATGATAAAGCGATAGAATATGCAGATAAAGTCATCAATTCCGGAAAATATACACTCCTGCCCAAAGCAGAGCTGTCAGCTTATGCCACCAAAACTCCGGAAACCAATACAGAAACCATTTTTGCATTTAAATATAATAAAGATGGAGACTATAGTGATGGCTGGTCTACTATAGGCTCCATGTATGCTACCATACAGAATGTAGGCTGGGGTGAAATGTATGCATCTTCCACTTACCTGGATCTCATCAATCAGAATCCCCAGGATGTAAGGCTGAAGTTTATTTCTCCAAAATACAGCAGCCCGGTAGTTCCCGTAGCCTATTGGGTGCAAAAAGGAACCAGCTCATCCGGGGCCGCAACCTACAGCTATCAGTTCCAAAAAACCTTCCAGCAGAATGGAAATACTTATTTTACCATGAATAATATCAATTATCAGGTACTATCTGAAGCAGCCCCCAATAAAACAAACTATTATTTTGTTAACGCAAACGGCGGGAAAACTTACGTCTACCTTGATAATGATATGGATAAAAGAAACGGATATCCTAAATTTTATGTTTTAAAATGTTCATTACAGGAAGGGGTTCCTCAGTTATGGTCGCCGGTTATTATAAGACTGGCAGAACTATACCTGAACAGAGCTGAAGCCTATGCAAAAAAAGGAAATACTACCTCAGCACTCGCAGACATAAACATTATCAGAACAAGAGCAGGAATACCTGTATATAATTCAGTCCCTGCAGGGCAGACTATTCTGGACATTGTTCTACAGGAGAGAAGGTTGGAAATGGCTTTTGAAGGACATAGAAGATACGATGTCTTCAGAAACAAACTGGATCTCGACAGACAATATCCCGGAACTCATTTAAGTGGAAATAATGCTTTTTATACAGTACCTTATACCCATAACAGAGTGGTAGAATATATTCCCGAGCAGCAGATCCAGATCCAGCCAAATTTGGTGCAGAATCCGGATTAA